The Pseudomonas fluorescens nucleotide sequence GCAATGCCTGGTTGCGCTGGAAGACGGCCGCTTGCTCGGTGGTGCGGCGCTGGCCCGCGATGACTTGCCCGGGCGCCCGGAGCTTGGGCCCTGGCTTGCGTGTGTGCTGGTCGAGCCGCAGGCGCGCGGGCAGGGGCTGGCGGAAAAGCTGATTGAAGGGATCTGTCAGCAAGCCCGGGAACGCGGCGTGGCCACCTTGTACCTGCACACCCATGACCAGAGTGCGTATTACGCCAAGCGTGGCTGGAGTGTGCGCGAACGGTTCGAGGCGTGGGGCAAGGCGCAGTGGTTGATGTCTCGGGAGCTGCTTGGCCAATAGGCCCTTAGCTTCGCAGGTAGTTGTCGTGTAGGTCTTTGAGTGGTCGAGCAACCTTCAGCGCCTGCTCAACCGCCTTCAGCTCCCGACCTTCCAGCGTGCGCCGAGCAAACGAATAAAAAGCCCCGCCCGGATCAACGTGCGCCGAAAACAGCCCGAAAACCTCATCGCCTGTCACCTCGAGCAGCAGCTCCATATGCGCTTCAAACGGCGTGCATGCACTCAGGTAGGTCAGCCCCTCGACCACCGCGCTGGCACTCCAGCAGGCTTCCTCCAGAGCAATGATCGGCCCTTGTTCAGTAGCGATTTGCTGCAGCGCCCAGGCGCTCTGATCGCGTGGCAGGGACTTGAGCATTGGCAATAGCCGTTCGCTGCCAAGGATGTCGAGTTCATAGCTGTCGCCCATGCTGCTGACCATGTGTGCCTTCAGCAGGTGGCTTTGGGCAATTTCCGAAGGCTGTTCGCTCCAGCCATTGACTACGGACAGCGGCGGGCACCATATCAGTTGCACAGTCTCGCCAGCCTGCACACGGTCGTGCCTGTCGAACTGCGCCCAGGTCTTCTCGCCGGCTTTCGGCACAATGGCCTGCAGGTCGATGGTCGGCGCGCTGTAGTCGATACCGGGCACGTTGCGCCAGCCTGAGGGCCAACAGGTTTTCAGCGGAGTAGGCATTGGATCGATATGTCGGTTTGCCAGGGGTAGTGCCGATGCTAATGAGTGGTTAGCATTGCTGTCCACTTCGCAGGGATTGCAAATGAACATCTTCAAAAAGCTACTCGGCGCACTTAAAAAGCCAGCGCCCCAGGAAGAGCCGCCCATCACGCAAGCCGAAGCTGCCAACCAGGCCGCGAGGCTTGCCAGCGAAGCCTGTCTGGATCGTCACTGGAGCAGCGTCGGTACAGTGGAACGCGATGTCCTGGCCTACCTCATCAGTCCGAGTTTTTCCGGTGGCCCGCACTGGCCCTCGACCCGTCAGGCCTATCGCGTGGTGCGCCGTGGCGACACGATTATCCTGGCGACCGAAGGCTTGTCCGACCCCTTCGATGATGCCGAAGGGCTGGGTAATGGTTTTGAGATGGAGTTGTTCGTCGAGACGCCGAATATCCCCGAGCATGCCCGGGGGCCGCTGGGCGAGGTCGATCCGTTCAAGCGTAGTTGGGTATTCGAGTTGATCGAGAACATAGCCAAGACCGTGGCCGATGCCGGTGGCATCACCCAGCAGTTGGAAAGGTACGGCGCGTTGTCTCTGGAGCTGCCTGGCTTTAGCGAATCGCACCACCTCAGCAGCCAGTTGCCCAAGCACTTCGTCACCGACGACGACAGCATCGGCGTACTGCTGGGCGGCCCGGCGCCAGACTTCCCGACCCGTCTGGACGGCATGCCGCTGTCGCCGGTGACTCTGGTGCCGGTGGTATTGATCACCGCGGCCGAACTTGAATACATCCGCACAGGTGGCGGCGAGGCGCGTAGCGATCTGGTCAGCCGTTTGCAGGCGGCCGGTGTTGGGCATGTCAGCAGCCTGCAGCGAGCCAGCGTGGTATGAGCTGAGACGCTCCCGTGGGGACGCCCCTGTGGGAGCGGGCTTGACCCGCGATGGGGTCGTACAGCCAACACATCAGGTTTTGCCTGAATTGCGACCGCTACGCGCTCGATCGCTGGCAAGGCCAGCGCTCCACAGGATTTGCACTGCTCTCTGGATCAAGCCCCCTGACGGCGCATGGTCAGTATCGCCGCCCCAAAGCAGATAAACGTCGAACCCACCACCCGGCTCACCCAGCGCGAGAACGCCGGTCGGGTCAGTACGCCCTTGGCCCGCGAGGCGAGGGCGGCGTACAGGCTCAGCGAGGTCAGCGACAGGGCCATGAAAATCGCCGTGAGGATCAGGAACTGCGGCAGCAGCGCGGCGCTCTGGTCGATGAATTGCGGGAACAGGGCGGTAAAGAACATCGTCGCCTTGGGGTTGGTGGCGGCGGTGAGGAACGCCGATTTGTACAGCTTCAAGCGCGAGGGCTTGACCTGTACCTGGCCTGCGGCAATGTCGCTCGCCAGCATCGGGCTCTTTTTCATCAGCTGTTTGGCGCCGAGGTAGAACAGGTAGCCAGCACCGAGGATCTTCACCGCGTTGAACAACCACTCGGAGCTGGCGAGCAGGGCACCCAACCCGAGCATGGCCGCTGCCGACAGGCAGAACAGCCCGCTGGCATTGCCCAGCGAAGACCACACTGCATAACGCGGCCCATAGGCCAGGCTGTTGTTGATTGCCATCAAGGTGGCGGGGCCGGGGCTGGCGATGGCAATGGCGGCAACCAGGGTGAAGGCGAGCAGTGCATGAAGATCCATTTTCAGGCTCTAGACGGTGGGTTAGGCGCTAAATGTAACAGGATCAGCCACCGCTCTGCTCGGCAAACCACTGCATCACCACTGTACACGCCGGATGCCCGGCCCCTGCAGGCTGCAGGCACAACGAATAGACCCCTCCAGTTTTCAATGGCTGCCCGAACGGCACGACCAGCACGCCGCGATCAATCGACTCCGCCGCCAGGGTCAGGTCGGTCATCGCCACCCCCAAGCCGCGCGCCGCCGCATCCAGCGCCAACTCATCCAGGTTGAACGGTATATGCCGGTAATCCTCCAGCGCCTTGCCACCCCGCGCCGCCA carries:
- a CDS encoding GNAT family N-acetyltransferase; the encoded protein is MPNLEWLEHHMQHCDSFAERLYRQFSYEYADISLEEWQREFAEGQRNGDWQCLVALEDGRLLGGAALARDDLPGRPELGPWLACVLVEPQARGQGLAEKLIEGICQQARERGVATLYLHTHDQSAYYAKRGWSVRERFEAWGKAQWLMSRELLGQ
- a CDS encoding suppressor of fused domain protein, which codes for MNIFKKLLGALKKPAPQEEPPITQAEAANQAARLASEACLDRHWSSVGTVERDVLAYLISPSFSGGPHWPSTRQAYRVVRRGDTIILATEGLSDPFDDAEGLGNGFEMELFVETPNIPEHARGPLGEVDPFKRSWVFELIENIAKTVADAGGITQQLERYGALSLELPGFSESHHLSSQLPKHFVTDDDSIGVLLGGPAPDFPTRLDGMPLSPVTLVPVVLITAAELEYIRTGGGEARSDLVSRLQAAGVGHVSSLQRASVV
- a CDS encoding LysE family translocator, which codes for MDLHALLAFTLVAAIAIASPGPATLMAINNSLAYGPRYAVWSSLGNASGLFCLSAAAMLGLGALLASSEWLFNAVKILGAGYLFYLGAKQLMKKSPMLASDIAAGQVQVKPSRLKLYKSAFLTAATNPKATMFFTALFPQFIDQSAALLPQFLILTAIFMALSLTSLSLYAALASRAKGVLTRPAFSRWVSRVVGSTFICFGAAILTMRRQGA